In Methanonatronarchaeum sp. AMET-Sl, one genomic interval encodes:
- a CDS encoding carbonic anhydrase, with protein MSKIPKFVTAINCMDGRVQEPVLKKLKEDYNAQNVDMLTIPGPSLTIAQNKDKQKIQTIKEELKISTQKHNSNLIAIVGHYDCAGTPKNKKGQIKDIKKSIKTIKKWGYNTKTIGLWVDKSWQAHTIKK; from the coding sequence GTGTCCAAAATCCCAAAATTCGTAACAGCCATAAACTGCATGGACGGAAGAGTCCAAGAACCCGTACTAAAAAAACTAAAAGAAGACTACAACGCACAAAACGTCGACATGCTCACAATACCAGGACCAAGCCTAACAATAGCCCAAAACAAAGACAAACAAAAAATACAAACAATAAAAGAAGAACTAAAAATCTCAACACAAAAACACAACTCAAACCTAATAGCAATAGTAGGCCACTACGACTGCGCAGGAACCCCCAAAAACAAAAAAGGCCAAATAAAAGACATAAAAAAATCAATAAAAACAATCAAAAAATGGGGATACAACACAAAAACAATCGGCCTCTGGGTAGACAAAAGCTGGCAAGCACACACAATTAAAAAATAA
- a CDS encoding FeoA family protein: MSTGTRFLRFAVGLFGLGSDGGEVGSDGVVSLDCLDSGCVGVIREAPDHSLLAPLGLRVGKEVKVVSRQVFGGPVVVEVDGRASAVDRGLCCEIKIEPLDDLHVS, from the coding sequence ATGTCGACTGGAACGAGGTTTTTGAGGTTTGCTGTTGGGTTGTTTGGTTTAGGTAGTGATGGTGGTGAGGTGGGTAGTGATGGTGTTGTTTCTTTGGATTGTTTAGATTCTGGTTGTGTTGGTGTTATTAGGGAGGCTCCGGATCATTCTTTGTTGGCTCCTCTTGGTCTTCGGGTTGGTAAGGAGGTTAAGGTTGTGTCTAGACAGGTTTTTGGTGGGCCGGTTGTTGTTGAGGTTGATGGTAGGGCTTCTGCTGTTGATCGTGGTCTTTGTTGTGAGATAAAGATTGAGCCTCTAGACGATTTGCATGTCAGTTGA